One window of Gloeothece citriformis PCC 7424 genomic DNA carries:
- a CDS encoding NF038122 family metalloprotease: MSNRFLFSKIQNKLFPQFDLLLQRGQTALSDRKTEGKTKPLAKGGKGRIALSVAGIISLATPAQALNFNITYAPGTTQQQIEGVELAAGIWSSYLKDDITVNFHFEITNQQLGTNILGGATPALSHNINYLDFKTNALAEAVASGQNLFLPGNSSNTFSQLLQDGSITHNNSQVMLTNANAKALGLNFNSNTTLDGYIQLSSSVNWDYNYNSQTLGNTQFDFVSAVLHEIGHSLGFISSLDTANISDNSQNQPTALDLLRYSSESAAVGAIDFSVGNNPYFSIDGGQTPFGYDLNGDNIIDSTEQAYLAQGENTSLGGDGFQAGHWRRSYNNILGVMDPVLSPGKVRQISQLDLALLDYIGWNVDLSQEVDLEQLRFMATTKANNALIVDRSSDVEQMLKDSDIYHVRWTRGTGWWQTGDLEQTTTNNTVSVPEPQTIPAVVILAGIIGIKTFFKRR; this comes from the coding sequence ATGAGCAACCGCTTTTTATTCTCGAAAATCCAAAATAAGTTATTCCCTCAGTTTGATCTCCTTCTCCAAAGAGGTCAAACCGCCTTATCCGATAGAAAAACAGAAGGAAAAACTAAACCCCTCGCCAAAGGAGGGAAAGGACGAATAGCTTTATCTGTAGCTGGAATAATAAGTTTAGCTACTCCTGCTCAAGCTTTAAACTTTAATATAACTTATGCCCCAGGAACGACTCAACAACAAATCGAAGGGGTAGAATTAGCGGCGGGGATCTGGTCTTCTTATCTAAAAGATGACATTACAGTTAATTTTCATTTTGAAATCACTAACCAGCAACTAGGGACTAACATTTTAGGGGGTGCAACCCCAGCATTAAGCCACAATATCAACTATTTAGATTTTAAAACTAATGCCCTAGCGGAAGCGGTTGCCTCCGGTCAAAACCTTTTTCTTCCCGGCAATTCCTCGAATACTTTTAGTCAACTTTTGCAAGATGGGAGCATCACTCATAACAATTCTCAAGTCATGTTAACTAATGCCAATGCTAAAGCTTTGGGTCTAAATTTTAATAGTAATACAACTTTAGATGGCTATATTCAACTCTCATCCTCTGTCAATTGGGACTATAATTATAACTCTCAAACGCTCGGTAACACTCAATTTGATTTTGTTAGTGCTGTTCTTCATGAAATCGGTCATAGTTTAGGATTTATTAGTAGTTTAGATACGGCTAATATCAGTGATAATAGCCAAAATCAACCTACCGCTTTAGATTTGTTGCGTTATTCAAGTGAAAGTGCAGCAGTAGGTGCGATCGATTTTTCCGTTGGAAACAATCCCTATTTTTCTATTGATGGAGGTCAAACCCCCTTTGGCTATGATCTTAATGGAGATAATATCATTGACTCCACAGAACAAGCTTATCTAGCTCAAGGAGAAAACACCAGCTTAGGGGGTGATGGATTTCAGGCGGGTCACTGGCGACGCAGTTACAATAATATTTTAGGGGTGATGGATCCTGTCCTCTCTCCGGGGAAAGTGCGTCAGATCTCTCAGTTAGATCTAGCTTTATTAGATTATATCGGCTGGAATGTAGACCTCTCACAGGAGGTTGATTTAGAACAGTTGCGTTTCATGGCCACCACAAAAGCCAATAATGCTCTTATCGTCGATCGTAGTAGTGATGTTGAGCAAATGCTCAAAGACAGTGATATTTATCATGTCCGTTGGACTAGAGGCACTGGCTGGTGGCAAACAGGAGACCTAGAGCAAACTACCACTAACAATACAGTTTCAGTCCCAGAACCCCAGACAATTCCAGCAGTAGTGATCTTAGCGGGAATAATTGGCATAAAAACCTTCTTCAAACGTCGTTAA